From Erinaceus europaeus chromosome 9, mEriEur2.1, whole genome shotgun sequence, one genomic window encodes:
- the LOC103126932 gene encoding olfactory receptor 14A16-like — protein sequence MLSIVANLTIVREFILLGFPNSENVSILHSVFFSLIYSCALMGNVLIIIITTVDQHLHSPMYFFLKNLSFLDLCLISVTVPKSIANSLTHNSSISLCGCVVQVFLLIFSLATELHLLTVMSFDRYAAICHPLHYEVIMNRNMCVQLTAMSWLGGCLIAVMHTAGTFSLSYCESNVVHQFFCDIPQLLAISCSESLIAELVPIFISVLVDMCCFIFIVISYLYIFCTVKKISSTEGQLKAYYTCVPHLVVVLLFVSTGFFAYLKPTSDSPSISDLIISMFYTMVPPTFNPIIYSLRNHAMKMAVGILLKWIFTK from the coding sequence ATGCTTTCAATAGTGGCAAATCTTACAATTGTGAGAGAATTTATCCTCTTGGGGTTTCCTAACAGTGAAAATGTGTCCATCCTgcattctgttttcttctctttgatTTACTCCTGTGCCCTCATGGGGAATGTTCTCATCATTATCATCACAACTGTGGACCAGCATCTCCActcccccatgtacttcttcttgAAGAATCTCTCCTTCCTGGATCTCTGCCTGATCTCAGTCACAGTTCCCAAATCCATTGCCAACTCTTTGACTCATAACAGCTCTATCTCACTCTGTGGCTGTGTAGTCCAAGTATTTCTACTGATTTTTTCTTTAGCCACAGAGTTGCACCTGCTCACAGTGATGAGCTTTGACCGCTATGCAGCCATCTGCCATCCCCTGCACTATGAAGTCATCATGAACAGGAACATGTGTGTGCAGTTGACAGCTATGTCTTGGCTGGGTGGGTGTCTGATTGCAGTGATGCACACGGCTGGCACTTTCTCCTTATCCTACTGTGAGTCCAATGTGGTCCACCAGTTCTTCTGTGATATTCCCCAGCTGTTGGCTATTTCCTGCTCAGAAAGTTTAATAGCAGAACTTGTTCCCATTTTCATTAGTGTGCTAGTGGATAtgtgctgttttatttttattgtcatttcctatctttatatattttgcactgTCAAGAAGATTTCATCAACAGAAGGCCAATTGAAAGCCTACTACACTTGTGTTCCCCACCTAGTGGTGGTACTATTATTTGTCTCCACTGGTTTCTTTGCTTATCTAAAGCCAACTTCTGACTCTCCTTCCATTTCAGACCTTATAATTTCTATGTTCTACACTATGGTTCCCCCCACCTTTAATCCTATTATCTACAGTTTAAGAAACCATGCCATGAAGATGGCAGTTGGAATATTATTAAAGTGGATATTCACCAAGTAA